The following coding sequences are from one Gopherus flavomarginatus isolate rGopFla2 chromosome 23, rGopFla2.mat.asm, whole genome shotgun sequence window:
- the LOC127039653 gene encoding transcription initiation factor TFIID subunit 1-like isoform X25 → MSSGQVSSGQANEVRSGELRSGERARVRRTRLRRTRSRQASSGQVNELRSGELRSGERAHVRRTRSHQASSGQVNELTSGELRSGERAHVSQAQVRRTSSGQASSGQANELTSGELRSGERAHVRRAQVRRTSSGQTNSGQVRRTRLGQASSGLANELRSDELRSGQANEVRSGELRSGERAQVRRTQVRRTSSGQTNSGQVRRTRSGQASSGLANELRSGELRSGERGHVRRAQVRRTSSGQTNSGQVRRTRSGQANEVTSGELRSGELRSGERGHVRRMRSRQVSSGQASSGQARRTPGLWALPGKQRRLG, encoded by the exons ATGAGCTCAGGTCAGGTGAGCTCAGGTCAGGCGAACGAGGTCAGGTCAGGCGAGCTCAGGTCAGGCGAACGAG CTCGGGTCAGGCGAACTCGACTCAGGCGAACGAGATCACGTCAGGCGAGCTCAGGTCAGGTGAACGAG CTCAGGTCAGGCGAGCTCAGGTCAGGTGAACGAGCTCACGTCAG GCGAACGCGCTCACATCAGGCAAGCTCAGGTCAGGTGAACGAGCTCACGTCAGGCGAGCTCAGGTCAGGCGAACGAGCTCACGTCAGTCAAGCTCAGGTCAGGCGAACGAGCTCAGGTCAGGCGAGCTCAGGTCAGGCGAACGAGCTCACGTCAGGCGAGCTCAGGTCAGGCGAACGAGCTCACGTCAGGCGAGCTCAGGTCAGGCGAACGAGCTCAGGTCAGACGAACTCAGGTCAG GTCAGGCGAACGAGGTTAGGTCAGGCGAGCTCAGGTCTGGCGAACGAGCTCAGGTCAGACGAACTCAGGTCAGGTCAGGCGAACGAGGTCAGGTCAGGCGAGCTCAGGTCAGGCGAACGAGCTCAGGTCAGACGAACTCAG GTCAGGCGAACGAGCTCAGGTCAGACGAACTCAGGTCAG GTCAGGCGAACGAGGTCAGGTCAGGCGAGCTCAGGTCTGGCGAACGAG CTCAGGTCAGGTGAGCTCAGGTCAGGCGAACGAGGTCACGTCAGGCGAGCTCAGGTCAGGCGAACGAGCTCAGGTCAGACGAACTCAGGTCAAGTCAGGCGAACGAGGTCAGGTCAGGCGAACGAGGTCACGTCAGGTGAGCTCAGGTCAGGCGAGCTCAGGTCAGGCGAACGAGGTCACGTCAGGCGAATGAGGTCACGTCAGGTGAGCTCAGGTCAGGCTAGCTCAGGTCAGGCCAGGCGAACACCCGGGCTCTGGGCCCTGCCTGGCAAGCAGAGGAGGCTCGGCTGA
- the LOC127039653 gene encoding uncharacterized protein LOC127039653 isoform X13, whose translation MSSGQVSSGQANEVRSGELRSGERARVRRTRLRRTRSRQASSGQVNELRSGELRSGERAHVRRTRSHQASSGQVNELTSGELRSGERAHVSQAQVRRTSSGQASSGQANELTSGELRSGERAHVRRAQVRRTSSGQTNSGQVRRTRLGQASSGLANELRSDELRSGQANEVRSGELRSGERAQVRRTQVRRTSSGQTNSGQVWRTRSGQASSGLANELRSGELRSGERGHVRRAQVRRTSSGQTNSGQVRRTRSGQANEVTSGELRSGELRSGERGHVRRMRSRQVSSGQASSGQARRTPGLWALPGKQRRLG comes from the exons ATGAGCTCAGGTCAGGTGAGCTCAGGTCAGGCGAACGAGGTCAGGTCAGGCGAGCTCAGGTCAGGCGAACGAG CTCGGGTCAGGCGAACTCGACTCAGGCGAACGAGATCACGTCAGGCGAGCTCAGGTCAGGTGAACGAG CTCAGGTCAGGCGAGCTCAGGTCAGGTGAACGAGCTCACGTCAG GCGAACGCGCTCACATCAGGCAAGCTCAGGTCAGGTGAACGAGCTCACGTCAGGCGAGCTCAGGTCAGGCGAACGAGCTCACGTCAGTCAAGCTCAGGTCAGGCGAACGAGCTCAGGTCAGGCGAGCTCAGGTCAGGCGAACGAGCTCACGTCAGGCGAGCTCAGGTCAGGCGAACGAGCTCACGTCAGGCGAGCTCAGGTCAGGCGAACGAGCTCAGGTCAGACGAACTCAGGTCAG GTCAGGCGAACGAGGTTAGGTCAGGCGAGCTCAGGTCTGGCGAACGAGCTCAGGTCAGACGAACTCAGGTCAGGTCAGGCGAACGAGGTCAGGTCAGGCGAGCTCAGGTCAGGCGAACGAGCTCAGGTCAGACGAACTCAG GTCAGGCGAACGAGCTCAGGTCAGACGAACTCAGGTCAG GTCTGGCGAACGAGGTCAGGTCAGGCGAGCTCAGGTCTGGCGAACGAGCTCAGGTCAGGTGAGCTCAGGTCAGGCGAACGAGGTCACGTCAGGCGAGCTCAGGTCAGGCGAACGAGCTCAGGTCAGACGAACTCAGGTCAAGTCAGGCGAACGAGGTCAGGTCAGGCGAACGAGGTCACGTCAGGTGAGCTCAGGTCAGGCGAGCTCAGGTCAGGCGAACGAGGTCACGTCAGGCGAATGAGGTCACGTCAGGTGAGCTCAGGTCAGGCTAGCTCAGGTCAGGCCAGGCGAACACCCGGGCTCTGGGCCCTGCCTGGCAAGCAGAGGAGGCTCGGCTGA
- the LOC127039653 gene encoding transcription initiation factor TFIID subunit 1-like isoform X22: MSSGQVSSGQANEVRSGELRSGERARVRRTRLRRTRSRQASSGQVNELRSGELRSGERAHVRRTRSHQASSGQVNELTSGELRSGERAHVSQAQVRRTSSGQASSGQANELTSGELRSGERAHVRRAQVRRTSSGQTNSGQVRRTRLGQASSGLANELRSDELRSGQANEVRSGELRSGERAQVRRTQVRRTSSGQTNSGQVRRTRSGQASSGLANELRSGELRSGERGHVRRAQVRRTSSGQTNSGQVRRTRSGQANEVTSGELRSGELRSGERGHVRRMRSRQVSSGQASSGQARRTPGLWALPGKQRRLG, translated from the exons ATGAGCTCAGGTCAGGTGAGCTCAGGTCAGGCGAACGAGGTCAGGTCAGGCGAGCTCAGGTCAGGCGAACGAG CTCGGGTCAGGCGAACTCGACTCAGGCGAACGAGATCACGTCAGGCGAGCTCAGGTCAGGTGAACGAG CTCAGGTCAGGCGAGCTCAGGTCAGGTGAACGAGCTCACGTCAG GCGAACGCGCTCACATCAGGCAAGCTCAGGTCAGGTGAACGAGCTCACGTCAGGCGAGCTCAGGTCAGGCGAACGAGCTCACGTCAGTCAAGCTCAGGTCAGGCGAACGAGCTCAGGTCAGGCGAGCTCAGGTCAGGCGAACGAGCTCACGTCAGGCGAGCTCAGGTCAGGCGAACGAGCTCACGTCAGGCGAGCTCAGGTCAGGCGAACGAGCTCAGGTCAGACGAACTCAGGTCAG GTCAGGCGAACGAGGTTAGGTCAGGCGAGCTCAGGTCTGGCGAACGAGCTCAGGTCAGACGAACTCAGGTCAGGTCAGGCGAACGAGGTCAGGTCAGGCGAGCTCAGGTCAGGCGAACGAGCTCAGGTCAGACGAACTCAG GTCAGGCGAACGAGCTCAGGTCAG ACGAACTCAGGTCAGGTCAGGCGAACGAGGTCAGGTCAGGCGAGCTCAG GTCTGGCGAACGAGCTCAGGTCAGGTGAGCTCAGGTCAGGCGAACGAGGTCACGTCAGGCGAGCTCAGGTCAGGCGAACGAGCTCAGGTCAGACGAACTCAGGTCAAGTCAGGCGAACGAGGTCAGGTCAGGCGAACGAGGTCACGTCAGGTGAGCTCAGGTCAGGCGAGCTCAGGTCAGGCGAACGAGGTCACGTCAGGCGAATGAGGTCACGTCAGGTGAGCTCAGGTCAGGCTAGCTCAGGTCAGGCCAGGCGAACACCCGGGCTCTGGGCCCTGCCTGGCAAGCAGAGGAGGCTCGGCTGA
- the LOC127039653 gene encoding uncharacterized protein LOC127039653 isoform X7, translated as MSSGQVSSGQANEVRSGELRSGERARVRRTRLRRTRSRQASSGQVNELRSGELRSGERAHVRRTRSHQASSGQVNELTSGELRSGERAHVSQAQVRRTSSGQASSGQANELTSGELRSGERAHVRRAQVRRTSSGQTNSGQVRRTRLGQASSGLANELRSDELRSGQANEVRSGELRSGERAQVRRTSSGQVSSGQANELRSGELRSGERGHVRRTRSGQASSGLANELRSGELRSGERGHVRRAQVRRTSSGQTNSGQVRRTRSGQANEVTSGELRSGELRSGERGHVRRMRSRQVSSGQASSGQARRTPGLWALPGKQRRLG; from the exons ATGAGCTCAGGTCAGGTGAGCTCAGGTCAGGCGAACGAGGTCAGGTCAGGCGAGCTCAGGTCAGGCGAACGAG CTCGGGTCAGGCGAACTCGACTCAGGCGAACGAGATCACGTCAGGCGAGCTCAGGTCAGGTGAACGAG CTCAGGTCAGGCGAGCTCAGGTCAGGTGAACGAGCTCACGTCAG GCGAACGCGCTCACATCAGGCAAGCTCAGGTCAGGTGAACGAGCTCACGTCAGGCGAGCTCAGGTCAGGCGAACGAGCTCACGTCAGTCAAGCTCAGGTCAGGCGAACGAGCTCAGGTCAGGCGAGCTCAGGTCAGGCGAACGAGCTCACGTCAGGCGAGCTCAGGTCAGGCGAACGAGCTCACGTCAGGCGAGCTCAGGTCAGGCGAACGAGCTCAGGTCAGACGAACTCAGGTCAG GTCAGGCGAACGAGGTTAGGTCAGGCGAGCTCAGGTCTGGCGAACGAGCTCAGGTCAGACGAACTCAGGTCAGGTCAGGCGAACGAGGTCAGGTCAGGCGAGCTCAGGTCAGGCGAACGAGCTCAG GTCAGGCGAACGAGCTCAGGTCAGGTGAGCTCAGGTCAGGCGAACGAGCTCAGGTCAGGTGAGCTCAGGTCAGGTGAACGAGGTCACGTCAG GCGAACGAGGTCAGGTCAGGCGAGCTCAG GTCTGGCGAACGAGCTCAGGTCAGGTGAGCTCAGGTCAGGCGAACGAGGTCACGTCAGGCGAGCTCAGGTCAGGCGAACGAGCTCAGGTCAGACGAACTCAGGTCAAGTCAGGCGAACGAGGTCAGGTCAGGCGAACGAGGTCACGTCAGGTGAGCTCAGGTCAGGCGAGCTCAGGTCAGGCGAACGAGGTCACGTCAGGCGAATGAGGTCACGTCAGGTGAGCTCAGGTCAGGCTAGCTCAGGTCAGGCCAGGCGAACACCCGGGCTCTGGGCCCTGCCTGGCAAGCAGAGGAGGCTCGGCTGA
- the LOC127039653 gene encoding transcription initiation factor TFIID subunit 1-like isoform X38: MSSGQVSSGQANEVRSGELRSGERARVRRTRLRRTRSRQASSGQVNELRSGELRSGERAHVRRTRSHQASSGQVNELTSGELRSGERAHVSQAQVRRTSSGQASSGQANELTSGELRSGERAHVRRAQVRRTSSGQTNSGQVRRTRLGQASSGLANELRSDELRSGQANEVRSGELRSGERAQVRRTSSGQVSSGQANELRSGELRSGERGHVRRTRSGQASSGLANELRSGELRSGERGQVRRTRSGQANEVTSGELRSGELRSGERGHVRRMRSRQVSSGQASSGQARRTPGLWALPGKQRRLG; this comes from the exons ATGAGCTCAGGTCAGGTGAGCTCAGGTCAGGCGAACGAGGTCAGGTCAGGCGAGCTCAGGTCAGGCGAACGAG CTCGGGTCAGGCGAACTCGACTCAGGCGAACGAGATCACGTCAGGCGAGCTCAGGTCAGGTGAACGAG CTCAGGTCAGGCGAGCTCAGGTCAGGTGAACGAGCTCACGTCAG GCGAACGCGCTCACATCAGGCAAGCTCAGGTCAGGTGAACGAGCTCACGTCAGGCGAGCTCAGGTCAGGCGAACGAGCTCACGTCAGTCAAGCTCAGGTCAGGCGAACGAGCTCAGGTCAGGCGAGCTCAGGTCAGGCGAACGAGCTCACGTCAGGCGAGCTCAGGTCAGGCGAACGAGCTCACGTCAGGCGAGCTCAGGTCAGGCGAACGAGCTCAGGTCAGACGAACTCAGGTCAG GTCAGGCGAACGAGGTTAGGTCAGGCGAGCTCAGGTCTGGCGAACGAGCTCAGGTCAGACGAACTCAGGTCAGGTCAGGCGAACGAGGTCAGGTCAGGCGAGCTCAGGTCAGGCGAACGAGCTCAG GTCAGGCGAACGAGCTCAGGTCAGGTGAGCTCAGGTCAGGCGAACGAGCTCAGGTCAGGTGAGCTCAGGTCAGGTGAACGAGGTCACGTCAG GCGAACGAGGTCAGGTCAGGCGAGCTCAGGTCTGGCGAACGAG CTCAGGTCAGGTGAGCTCAGGTCAGGCGAACGAG GTCAAGTCAGGCGAACGAGGTCAGGTCAGGCGAACGAGGTCACGTCAGGTGAGCTCAGGTCAGGCGAGCTCAGGTCAGGCGAACGAGGTCACGTCAGGCGAATGAGGTCACGTCAGGTGAGCTCAGGTCAGGCTAGCTCAGGTCAGGCCAGGCGAACACCCGGGCTCTGGGCCCTGCCTGGCAAGCAGAGGAGGCTCGGCTGA
- the LOC127039653 gene encoding uncharacterized protein LOC127039653 isoform X26 — translation MSSGQVSSGQANEVRSGELRSGERARVRRTRLRRTRSRQASSGQVNELRSGELRSGERAHVRRTRSHQASSGQVNELTSGELRSGERAHVSQAQVRRTSSGQASSGQANELTSGELRSGERAHVRRAQVRRTSSGQTNSGQVRRTRLGQASSGLANELRSDELRSGQANEVRSGELRSGERAQVRRTQVRRTSSGQTNSGQVRRTRSGQASSGLANEVRSGELRSGERAQVRRAQVRRTSSGQTNSGQVRRTRSGQANEVTSGELRSGELRSGERGHVRRMRSRQVSSGQASSGQARRTPGLWALPGKQRRLG, via the exons ATGAGCTCAGGTCAGGTGAGCTCAGGTCAGGCGAACGAGGTCAGGTCAGGCGAGCTCAGGTCAGGCGAACGAG CTCGGGTCAGGCGAACTCGACTCAGGCGAACGAGATCACGTCAGGCGAGCTCAGGTCAGGTGAACGAG CTCAGGTCAGGCGAGCTCAGGTCAGGTGAACGAGCTCACGTCAG GCGAACGCGCTCACATCAGGCAAGCTCAGGTCAGGTGAACGAGCTCACGTCAGGCGAGCTCAGGTCAGGCGAACGAGCTCACGTCAGTCAAGCTCAGGTCAGGCGAACGAGCTCAGGTCAGGCGAGCTCAGGTCAGGCGAACGAGCTCACGTCAGGCGAGCTCAGGTCAGGCGAACGAGCTCACGTCAGGCGAGCTCAGGTCAGGCGAACGAGCTCAGGTCAGACGAACTCAGGTCAG GTCAGGCGAACGAGGTTAGGTCAGGCGAGCTCAGGTCTGGCGAACGAGCTCAGGTCAGACGAACTCAGGTCAGGTCAGGCGAACGAGGTCAGGTCAGGCGAGCTCAGGTCAGGCGAACGAGCTCAGGTCAGACGAACTCAG GTCAGGCGAACGAGCTCAGGTCAGACGAACTCAGGTCAG GTCAGGCGAACGAGGTCAGGTCAGGCGAGCTCAGGTCTGGCGAACGAGGTCAGGTCAGGCGAGCTCAGGTCTGGCGAACGAGCTCAGGTCAG GCGAGCTCAGGTCAGGCGAACGAGCTCAGGTCAGACGAACTCAGGTCAAGTCAGGCGAACGAGGTCAGGTCAGGCGAACGAGGTCACGTCAGGTGAGCTCAGGTCAGGCGAGCTCAGGTCAGGCGAACGAGGTCACGTCAGGCGAATGAGGTCACGTCAGGTGAGCTCAGGTCAGGCTAGCTCAGGTCAGGCCAGGCGAACACCCGGGCTCTGGGCCCTGCCTGGCAAGCAGAGGAGGCTCGGCTGA
- the LOC127039653 gene encoding transcription initiation factor TFIID subunit 1-like isoform X43 → MSSGQVSSGQANEVRSGELRSGERARVRRTRLRRTRSRQASSGQVNELRSGELRSGERAHVRRTRSHQASSGQVNELTSGELRSGERAHVSQAQVRRTSSGQASSGQANELTSGELRSGERAHVRRAQVRRTSSGQTNSGQVRRTRLGQASSGLANELRSDELRSGQANEVRSGELRSGERAQVRRTQVRRTSSGQTNSGQANEVRSGELRSGERGHVRRAQVRRTSSGQTNSGQVRRTRSGQANEVTSGELRSGELRSGERGHVRRMRSRQVSSGQASSGQARRTPGLWALPGKQRRLG, encoded by the exons ATGAGCTCAGGTCAGGTGAGCTCAGGTCAGGCGAACGAGGTCAGGTCAGGCGAGCTCAGGTCAGGCGAACGAG CTCGGGTCAGGCGAACTCGACTCAGGCGAACGAGATCACGTCAGGCGAGCTCAGGTCAGGTGAACGAG CTCAGGTCAGGCGAGCTCAGGTCAGGTGAACGAGCTCACGTCAG GCGAACGCGCTCACATCAGGCAAGCTCAGGTCAGGTGAACGAGCTCACGTCAGGCGAGCTCAGGTCAGGCGAACGAGCTCACGTCAGTCAAGCTCAGGTCAGGCGAACGAGCTCAGGTCAGGCGAGCTCAGGTCAGGCGAACGAGCTCACGTCAGGCGAGCTCAGGTCAGGCGAACGAGCTCACGTCAGGCGAGCTCAGGTCAGGCGAACGAGCTCAGGTCAGACGAACTCAGGTCAG GTCAGGCGAACGAGGTTAGGTCAGGCGAGCTCAGGTCTGGCGAACGAGCTCAGGTCAGACGAACTCAGGTCAGGTCAGGCGAACGAGGTCAGGTCAGGCGAGCTCAGGTCAGGCGAACGAGCTCAGGTCAGACGAACTCAG GTCAGGCGAACGAGCTCAGGTCAGACGAACTCAGGTCAG GCGAACGAGGTCAG GTCAGGTGAGCTCAGGTCAGGCGAACGAGGTCACGTCAGGCGAGCTCAGGTCAGGCGAACGAGCTCAGGTCAGACGAACTCAGGTCAAGTCAGGCGAACGAGGTCAGGTCAGGCGAACGAGGTCACGTCAGGTGAGCTCAGGTCAGGCGAGCTCAGGTCAGGCGAACGAGGTCACGTCAGGCGAATGAGGTCACGTCAGGTGAGCTCAGGTCAGGCTAGCTCAGGTCAGGCCAGGCGAACACCCGGGCTCTGGGCCCTGCCTGGCAAGCAGAGGAGGCTCGGCTGA